A single region of the Silene latifolia isolate original U9 population chromosome 8, ASM4854445v1, whole genome shotgun sequence genome encodes:
- the LOC141597235 gene encoding putative glucose-6-phosphate 1-epimerase, translating into MASASSDQRRTPLPPVDYIKGVNGLDKIVLHEVRGSSAELYLYGGHVTSWKNDHGEELLFVSSKAQFKPPKAIRGGIPICFPQFSNLGTLEAHGFARNRVWSIDRDPPPPPNNKAFVDLILKPTEDDLKIWPHSFEFRLRVTLGPGGDLMLTSRVRNTDTKPFTFTFAYHTYLSVSDISEVRVEGLETLDYLDNLKNKERFTEQGDAITFEGELDKIYLSTPPKIAILDHERKRTFVLRKDGLPDAVVWNPWDKKAKSMADFGDEEYRHMLCVEAAAIEKPITLKPNEEWRGRQELSAVPSSYCSGQLDPQRVLLGT; encoded by the exons ATGGCGTCCGCATCAAGCGATCAAAGGAGAACTCCTCTTCCTCCTGTCGACTACATCAAAGGCGTCAATGGCCTCGACAAAATCGTTCTTCACGAAGTTCGCGGTAGCTCTGCTGAG CTTTACCTATATGGAGGTCATGTGACTTCTTGGAAGAATGACCATGGAGAGGAGTTGCTCTTTGTAAGCAGTAAG GctcaattcaaacccccaaaaGCTATCCGTGGTGGCATACCAATATGTTTCCCTCAG TTCAGCAATCTTGGAACACTCGAGGCTCATGGATTTGCCAGAAATAGGGTTTGGAGTATAGATCGTGACCCACCTCCTCCACCAAATAATAAGGCTTTTGTAGATCTGATTCTTAAGCCCACTGAAGACGATCTGAAGATTTGGCCTCACAG TTTTGAATTTCGCCTGAGGGTGACCCTTGGACCTGGAGGAGATCTGATGCTAACGTCACGTGTTAGGAATACGGACACTAAGCCATTCACCTTTACATTTGCATATCACACCTATCTTTCCGTTTCAGATATCAG TGAAGTTCGAGTGGAAGGACTGGAAACTCTGGACTACCTTGACAACTTGAAGAACAAGGAGCGGTTTACTGAACAAGGAGATGCAATCACATTTGAAGGAGAG TTGGACAAGATATATCTTAGCACCCCTCCTAAGATTGCAATCCTAGATCATGAAAGGAAAAGAACGTTTGTATTACGCAAAGATGGGTTACCTGATGCTG TTGTATGGAATCCCTGGGACAAGAAGGCGAAGAGCATGGCTGATTTTGGAGATGAAGAGTATAGGCATATGTTATGTGTGGAGGCTGCTGCAATTGAAAAGCCCATCACGCTCAAGCCTAATGAAGAGTGGAGAGGCAGGCAGGAGCTATCTGCTGTTCCATCTAGCTATTGTAGCGGGCAACTTGATCCTCAGAGAGTTCTTCTAGGCACCTGA
- the LOC141597237 gene encoding villin-4-like has product MSISLKDLDAAFQGSGQKAGLEIWRIENFRPARVPDSSHGKFYMGDSYIVLKTTALKSGALRHDIHYWLGKDTSQDEAGAAAIKTVELDAALGGRAVQYREVQGHETEKFLSYFKPCIIPLEGGIASGFKHHEAEEYKPRLYVCQGKHVVHVNEVPCARSTLSHDDIFILDTESKIFQFNGSNSSIQERAKALEVVQYIKDNYHHGKCDIASIEDGRLMADVEAGEFWGFFGGFAPLPRKSATDRNKKADPIPPKLYNVEKGQAEPVEAETLTRDLLTTDKCYLLDCGTEVFVWIGRTTSLDERNKASEAAEELLRSLDRPKSHIIRIIEGFETAIFRSKFDSWPETAQVAVSEDGRGKVAALLKRQGVNVKGLVKSAPAVDEPQPYIDCSGNLQVWRVNGDEKTLLSASEQSKFYSGDCYIFQYSYPGEDKEEYLIGTWFGTKSIEDEQTSALALASKMVESMKFLPSLARFYEGSEPIQFFAIFQSFVVFKGGVSEGYKKYIAEQEIPDDTYTEDGVALFRIQGSGPENMQAIQVDVVPSSLNSSYCYILHSGTTVFTWSGNLTSPEHQELVERQLDIIKPNLQSKTYKEGAEPEPFWQLLGEKTEYSSEKIARERESDAHLFSCSFVREDLKVVEIHNFTQDDLMTEDIYILDCHSDIFVWVGQQVDSKSKLQALTIGEKFVERDFLLEKLSPKVPIYVIMEGNEPSFFTRFFTWDSAKSGIHGNSFQRKLSILKNGGAPAIDKPKRRNPVFGGRSGVPDKSNRSRSMSSSPDRARVRGRSPAFTALAATFENSNTRNLSTPPPMIRKLYPKSGTPESSLAPPKSTAIAALTASFDKTPTSKQPVIMPRSRKETPTPDSNSAAEMPKETSMDSIQEDIKEDDAEEDEGLTVYPYDRLTTTSEDPAPEIDLTRREAYLSAAEFKDKFGMAKDAFYKLPKWKQNKLKTGLQLF; this is encoded by the exons ATGTCGATTTCCCTGAAAGATCTTGATGCAGCATTCCAGGGATCTGGACAAAAGGC AGGGCTTGAAATATGGCGCATTGAAAACTTCCGCCCTGCACGTGTTCCAGATTCTTCTCATGGAAAATTTTACATGGGAGATTCTTATATTGTTTTAAAG ACAACAGCATTAAAAAGTGGTGCCTTACGTCATGATATCCATTACTGGCTTGGTAAAGATACTTCTCAA GATGAAGCTGGTGCTGCGGCCATTAAAACTGTGGAATTGGATGCAGCTCTAGGAGGTCGTGCCGTTCAATATCGCGAAGTGCAGGGCCATGAAACAGAAAAGTTCCTTTCTTATtttaaaccgtgtattatacccttAGAAGGTGGAATTGCGTCTGGTTTCAAACATCATGAAGCTGAAGAATACAAACCTCGATTATATGTTTGCCAGGGTAAACATGTCGTTCATGTAAATGAG GTTCCTTGTGCACGATCCACTCTTAGTCACGATGATATATTCATTCTAGATACCGAATCCAAAATATTTCAATTCAATGGCTCCAACTCTTCCATTCAAGAGAGAGCTAAAGCATTGGAGGTTGTTCAGTATATTAAAGACAATTATCATCATGGAAAATGTGATATTGCTTCAATCG AGGATGGAAGATTGATGGCTGATGTTGAGGCCGGTGAATTCTGGGGATTCTTTGGCGGTTTCGCTCCGCTTCCAAGAAAATCAGCCACTGATAGGAATAAAAAAGCTGATCCTATTCCCCCTAAGCTTTACAA TGTTGAAAAGGGGCAGGCAGAACCAGTAGAAGCTGAGACACTAACTAGGGATCTGCTAACTACGGATAAATGTTACCTTCTGGATTGTGGTACAGAGGTTTTTGTATGGATCGGAAGGACCACCTCTCTAGATGAGAGGAACAAAGCAAGTGAAGCCGCTGAA GAATTGCTTCGGAGCCTTGATCGACCAAAATCTCATATAATCCGTATAATAGAGGGATTTGAGACAGCAATCTTCCGATCGAAATTTGATTCGTGGCCTGAAACTGCTCAGGTGGCTGTATCTGAAGATGGAAGAGGCAAGGTTGCTG CTCTTCTCAAACGTCAGGGCGTCAATGTGAAGGGCCTAGTGAAATCTGCTCCTGCTGTAGATGAGCCTCAACCTTACATTGACTGCAGTGGAAATTTGCAG GTGTGGCGAGTAAATGGTGATGAGAAGACTCTCCTCTCAGCTTCTGAACAGTCGAAATTCTACAGTGGAGATTGCTACATCTTTCAATATTCATATCCCGGAGAAGATAAAGAGGAATATCTTATTGGAACATGGTTTGGCACAAAGAGCATTGAA GACGAACAAACATCAGCTTTAGCTCTCGCCAGCAAGATGGTCGAATCGATGAAGTTCTTGCCTTCTCTG GCTCGTTTTTATGAAGGAAGTGAACCAATTCAATTCTTCGCTATCTTTCAAAGCTTTGTTGTTTTTAAG GGTGGAGTAAGTGAAGGATACAAAAAGTACATTGCTGAGCAGGAGATTCCCGATGATACATATACAGAGGATGGTGTTGCTTTATTTCGGATTCAGGGTTCTGGACCTGAAAACATGCAAGCTATTCAAGTGGACGTG GTTCCTTCATCTTTAAACTCCTCATACTGTTACATATTACACAGCGGCACAACTGTATTCACATGGTCTGGCAACCTGACCTCACCAGAGCATCAAGAGCTCGTTGAGAGACAGTTGGATATCATCAAG CCAAACTTGCAGTCCAAAACTTATAAAGAGGGAGCAGAACCTGAACCATTCTGGCAACTATTAGGAGAAAAAACTGAGTACTCAAGCGAGAAAATTGCAAGGGAGCGGGAAAGTGATGCACACTTATTCTCATGCAGCTTCGTTAGAG AAGATTTGAAG GTGGTGGAAATTCATAACTTCACACAAGATGATTTGATGACTGAAGATATATATATTTTGGATTGTCACTCCGATATTTTTGTATGGGTTGGACAACAAGTGGACTCAAAGAGCAAATTGCAAGCTTTGACCATTGGAGAG AAATTTGTGGAACGTGATTTTCTTCTAGAGAAACTCTCTCCAAAAGTGCCCATTTATGTCATCATGGAAGGGAATGAACCTTCTTTTTTCACTCGCTTTTTCACATGGGATTCGGCAAAATCTGGC ATCCATGGAAACTCATTCCAAAGGAAATTGTCAATTCTGAAGAATGGAGGGGCCCCAGCTATAGAT AAACCAAAGAGGAGAAACCCTGTATTTGGCGGAAGGTCTGGCGTACCTGACAAATCGAATCGTTCAAGGAGTATGTCTAGCAGCCCTGATCGTGCCCGAGTGAGAGGCAGATCTCCTGCATTTACTGCACTGGCTGCCACTTTTgagaattcaaacacgagaaatCTATCGACACCCCCACCAATGATTAGGAAGCTTTATCCGAAATCAGGAACCCCAGAATCTTCTTTAGCACCTCCTAAATCTACTGCGATTGCAGCTCTTACCGCTTCTTTTGATAAAACTCCTACTTCTAAACAGCCTGTTATTATGCCTCGCTCTCGCAAAG AAACACCAACACCAGATTCAAATTCCGCCGCGGAGATGCCCAAAGAGACTTCCATGGACAGCATACAAGAAGATATTAAGGAAGATGATGCTGAGGAAGATGAAGGACTCACAGTATACCCATATGACCGTTTGACGACAACATCAGAAGACCCAGCTCCTGAAATTGATCTTACTAGACGAGAg GCTTATCTTTCAGCAGCCGAGTTCAAGGATAAATTTGGAATGGCAAAAGACGCTTTTTATAAGCTACCCAAATGGAAGCAGAACAAGCTGAAAACAGGCCTGCAATTGTTTTAA